A window of Blautia argi genomic DNA:
AAAAAGAGGATATCTGCAGACTTCTGGAACGTGCCGTGACAGATAAGGAGCGTGGAATGGGAAGCTATGGGGCAGTGCTTCATGAGGACGCAAAGGAATTTCTGGCAGATATTGCAGGAGGAGATGCCAGAGCTGCCTTAAATGCCCTGGAACTCGGAATTCTGACAACGGAAAAAAGAGAAGACGGGAAGATACATATTGATCTGGAAACAGCGTCCCAGTGTATTCAGAAACGGGTGGTGCGCTACGACAAAACAGGGGATAACCATTATGACACCATTTCTGCCTTTATTAAAAGTATGCGCGGCTCTGACCCGGACGCAGCTGTGTTTTATCTGGCAAAAATGCTGTATGCAGGAGAAGACATCAAATTTATTGCCAGAAGAATTATGATTTGCGCTGCAGAAGATGTGGGAAACGCAGACCCGCAGGCCTTGCAGGTGGCAGTGGCGGCAGCCCAGGCAGTAGAGCGTCTTGGTATGCCGGAGGCACGGATTCCCCTTGCCCAGGCAGTTACCTATGTGGCAAGTGCGCCAAAGAGCAACGCAGCGTATCTGGCTATTGATGAGGCCTTAGAAGCAGTGCGTTCGGTAAAAACAACGGTGCCGGTACATTTGCAGGATTCTCATTATAAAGGGGCGGCAAAAATGGGACATGGTATTGGATATCAATATGCCCATGATTATCCCAATCATTACGTAAAGCAGCAGTATCTGCCTTCTGAGCTGGAGGGAAGGGTTTTTTTACCGCCCTACAGACAACGGATACGAGGAAAAGATTCAGGAATATTTCCGAAAGATTCAGGAAAATAGTTGAGTTTCCCAGACTAAAGTGATAAAATCTATTGTTATAAAAAAGAAAACGAGGGCAAAGGTATGAGAACATTTCAGAAATCATCAAAACTGGACAATGTATGCTATGACGTAAGAGGGCCGGTCCTGGACGAAGCGAACCGTATGCAGGAGAGTGGCATTGATATTTTAAAACTGAACATCGGAAATCCTGCGCCATTCGGGTTCTCAGCCCCGGAGGAAGTCATTCTGGATATGATTTATAATCTGAGAGAGAGTCAGGGCTATTCTGATTCAAAAGGAATTTTTGCAGCGCGGAAGGCAATTATGCAGTATTGTCAGATTAAAAAAATCCCCAATGTGTCTATTAACGATATTTATACAGGAAACGGAGTCAGTGAGCTGATTAACATGGCAATGCAGGGACTGGTAGACAGCGGTGATGAAATTCTGGTGCCGTCCCCGGATTATCCCCCTGTGGACTGGCTGCGTTACTCTGGCAGGAGGCAAGGCTGTACACTATATTTGTGATGAGCAGTCTGAGTGGTATCCGGATATTGAGGACATCAGGAGCAAAATCACAGACCGGACAAAGGCCATTGTGCTGATTAATCCCAATAATCCTACAGGTGCGGTGTATCCAAAAGAAGTACTGCAGGAGATTGTGGACGTAGCAAGAGAGCACGAGCTGATGATTTTCTCTGATGAGATTTATGACCGTCTGGTTATGGACGGCATTGAACACACCTCTATTGCCTCTTTAGCGCCGGATTTGTTCTGTGCCACTTTAAATGGACTTTCCAAATCCCATATGGTAGCAGGCTTTCGCTGCGGCTGGCTGGTGTTAAGCGGTGCAAAGGAGAAAGGAAAAAGCTACATAGAGGGCTTAAACATGCTTTCCAACATGCGCCTTTGTTCCAATGTACCGGCGCAGGCAGTGGTGCAGACAGCCCTTGGCGGATACCAGAGCGTCAATGAATATCTGGTGCCGGGGGGAAGGATTTATGAGCAGAGAGAATTTATATACAACGCCATTAAGGATATACCAGGCATTTCCGTGGTGAAACCAAAGGCAGCTTTTTATATTTTCCCAAAACTGGATACCGAGAAATTCAACATTTATGATGACGAAAAATTTGCTCTGGATTTGCTTCATGAGAAGAAAATTCTGGTTACCTGCGGCAAAGGATTTAACTGGGGCAAGCCAGATCATTTTCCGCATTGTATATCTGCCTAATGTAGAGGTGCTTGGAAAGGCGGCGGATAAGCTGGCAGATTTCCTGTCAACTTATAGACAGAAGTAAAGGTAATATGAGGAAGTGATATAAATGGAGGAGCATGACTTTTCCAGAGGAAGCATGCTGGGAAATATTTTCCGGCTGTCCCTTCCTCTGATTCTGGCACAGTTCATCAATGTGCTTTACAATATTGTAGACCGGGTTTATATTGGCAGGATTCCCGGCGCAAGCTCGGCAGCCCTTACCGGAGTAGGGGTTGCCTTTCCTGTCATTACTGCCATTATGGCGTTTTCTTTTCTCATTGGTACAGGAGGCGCACCTCTTTGTTCCATTGAAAGAGGCAGGGGAAATGCAGAAAAGGCAAAAGTGATTATGGGAAATTCCTTTCTCATGACTCTGGTGCTCGGAATCGTGCTGACGGTTATGGGATTTTTTGTGAAAGAGCCTCTTTTGTATGCACTCGGGGCAAGTAAGGATACTTTCGGGTATGCCAATGACTATCTGGGGATTTATCTTCTGGGGACAGTTTTTGTTATGATAACCATGTCCATGAACGGATTTATTAATTGTCAGGGCTTTGCACGGACTGGTATGTGTACGGTTCTCATCGGGGCAGTGATAAATTTGATTTTAGACCCTGTGTTTATCTTTGGATTTCATATGGGAGTAAAAGGTGCGGCAGTAGCAACGGTGATTTCCCAGGCAGTGTCTGCCCTTTGGGTAGTGTCGTTTCTGCGGGGGAAGGAAAACTCTTTTAAAGCTGCAGAAGCAGTATATGAAGCCAAAGCTTTCCTGTATGAAGGAAATTCTGGCTCTTGGGCTTTCTGGTTTTATTATGGCAGCAACCAACTGCGCGGTACAGGTGGTATGTAATGTAACCCTGCAGTCCTTTGGCGGAGATGTGTATGTGGGGATTATGACTGTTGTAAACTCTGTGCGCGAGGTGTTAAGCGTACCGGCGCAGGGCTTCAGTCAGGGAGCGCAGCCGGTTCTGGGATTTAACTATGGGGCCAAGGAATACAAAAGAGTGCGATCAGGTATTAAGATTATGTCTGTGGGCTGTATGGCATATACCACTATAGCATGGATTTTCACTCTTTTGCTGCCTGGATTTTTTATCCACCTGTTTAACGGAGGAGAAGAATTTTTACAACTGGGAGTACCTGCCATGCGGATTTATTTCTTTGGCTTTTGCTTTATGTCCCTGCAATTTGCAGGGCAAAGTGTGTTTACGGCTCTTGGAAAGGCAAAGCAGGCAATCTTTTTTTCTCTGCTTCGCAAAGCAATCATTGTCATACCGCTGACCCTGTGGCTTCCTTATGTGGCAAATTTGGGGGCAGACGGCGTGTTTCTGGCAGAGCCGATATCCAACTTTATCGGAGGAATTGCATGCTTTGTCACTATGCTCTGCGTAGTTTTGCCGGAGCTTTCTAAGGGAAAGCAAAAAGAGGGGTAAAGCAGAGCGATTACTTTATCTCCTGTTTTGTGGGACAGCCCTGAGATAAGAGCAATTAACTGATTAGCAGAAGCAGGATACCTCTGTCAGGATTTCCTCGCAGATTTGAGAAATGCTTTTGTGGTCTGTGGAAATAACCAAATCCGCGGCTGCCAGGTACTTGTCCCTGCGTTCGTCCATAAGACGGGCAATGTCTTCTGTGTTTTTCCTGTTTTTCAGGACAGGGCGGGAATTGTCATGCTTTACCCGTTCCAGTACGGTTTCCGGGCTGGCGGTGAGGAGTATGACCTTCCCGTTTTTTTTCATTTGTGTGATATTTTCCGGGCGTAGCACAATGCCGCCGCCGCAGGAAAGAATCTGGTTTGTTTCTCTTTGCAGTTCTTTTAAAAGATGGGATTCCAGATCTCTGAAATAAGCTTCTCCTTTTTCAGCAAAGATATCCGGAATACTTTTTCCTTCTCTATGGGCGATTTCTTCGTCCATTTCGATGATTTCCATATGCTGTGTTTTGCCAAGGTATCTGGCAACCGTACTTTTTCCGGTGCCCATAAAACCAATGAGTATGAGATTAAAAGGGAAGACGTGTGTTTTTTTATTCGGTGTCATAGAGTGAAAGCCTGCCTTTCTTCAGATTAAATACTTTTTTAATTTAAATTGTGAAAATATTATGTTTATTATAGCAGGGCAAAACCAGGGGTGCAAGAGAGAAATTATACAGTTAGATAACTAATTAATTTTTTGGGAGTAATTTATAAAAAAAATGTAAAATTAAAAAATATATATTGAAATTTAGAAGAATGTGCCATAATATATGTTAGTCGACTAACTAAAGAGAGGAGAAGCGGCATGACAGATAAGAAAAAAGATGATAGCTTTCAGAGCAAGTTTGTAAAGCTGACACATCTGTATTTCCGCAATACCTTTTGTCTGTTCAGTGAAATTGGGATTCACCCAAAGCAGATTCCTCTGCTGTGTCAACTGGAAAAAAAGGAGGGCATGAGCCAGAAGGAAATTTCCGAAAACCTTCATATCAGTGCAGCAACAGTGGCTGTTTCCATGAAGCGTCTGGAAAAGACAGGCGTGATTGAGCGAAGAAGCGATCAGGAGGATCAGAGGCGAATCCGCATTTATCTGACCGAGAGAGGGAGGGAACTCATAGAAAAGGTGAGAACCTGTGTGGAGCAAAATGAAAAAATGATTTTTCAGGGCTTTTCTGAAAGTGAAATGTGCCTGATGAAGCGTTTTTTTGACCAGATGATTGCAAATCTGGAGGAAGATAGAACATTATAGAAGCAAGAGGCAGAAAAGGAGGACATTATGTTAAAAATGTTTCATTACATGAAGGAGCGGTGGCACTATATTGTCATGATTATCCTTCTGTTATTTGTCCAGGCATTTTGCGATTTGTCCCTGCCGGATTACACGTCTAAAATTGTCAACGTGGGAATTCAGCAAAAGGGCATTGAGGACGGAGTGCCGGATACCCTGAGAAAAGAATCCATGGAGCAGATTTCTCTGTTTCTGGAGGAAGAGGACAGCGAAAAGGTAAAAGCGTCTTATGAGGAAGACGGAGATATTTACCGGTTAAAGGAAATAACCAGGGAAGAACGGGAAGAATTAAATCAGATTCTGGGAATCCCGGAAATGGTTGTCAGCGGATTGTGGGACGATTCCTCCAAAGAGGTTGCAAAGATAAAAGAACAGCTGCAGGTTCCAGAGGAAGCCAAGCTTCTGGAAGTGTTTGCCCAGATGCCAAAGGAACAGTTAAGTGCCATGAAAGAGGGAATGACGGAAAAGTTTGAGGAAATGCCGGAATCCATTGTAACACAGAGCGCAGTTCTCTTTGTGGAAGAAGAATACAAGGCGCAGGGAAAGGATATGGACGCTTTGCAGACACAGTATATTCTCATAAGCGGTCTGAAAATGCTGGGACTGGCGCTTCTTGCCATGGGAGCAGCCATTATGGTGACTTTCTTATCCTCCCAGGTGGCAGCAACCCTTGGTAAGAATCTGCGAAATCATGTGTACAGAAAGGTTATTTCTTTTTCAGGAGAGGAATTAAACCATTTTTCTACAGCCTCTCTGATTACCAGAAGTACTAATGATGTACAGCAGGTACAGCTTCTTTTTACGCTGTTGTTCCGTATTGTGCTATATGCGCCTATTCTGGGTATCGGCGGTGTGTATAAGGTATTCCAGACCGATGCGTCCATGACCTGGATTCTGGGGCTTGCGGTAGTGGTGATTATGCTGTTTGTGGCGCTGCTTTTCAAAATTGCCATGCCGAAATTTACAAAACTACAGTATCTGATCGATGAGCTGAATCTGGTATCCAGAGAAATTCTCACCGGTGTTCCGGTGATCCGTGCCTTCAGTCGGGAAAAGCATGAGGAAGAACGGTTTGAGGAGGCAAATGCAAGACTGACAAAGACAAACCTGTTTGTAAACCGCTGTATGACCTTTATGATGCCTGTGATGATGCTGATTATGAACGGCGTTACGGTTCTGATTGTATGGAACGGTTCTCACGCAGTCAATGACGGAACTATGCAGGTTGGAAATATGATGGCATTTATGCAGTATGCTATGCAGATTATTATGGCATTTCTCATGATTACCATGATGTCCATTATGATTCCCCGTGCAAAGGTAGCGGCAACCCGTATTAACGAAGTTCTGGAAACACAAGTGAGCATTCATGACCCTGAACATACAGAGGAAACAAAGGAAGAGTTAAAAGGTGATGTAGTGTTTGAGCATGTGGGCTTTGCCTATCCGGGAGCAGACGAGGAATCTCTGACAGACATTGATTTCCATGCGAAAAAGGGAGAAACTGTGGCATTTATCGGAAGTACGGGAAGTGGAAAGAGTACTCTGGTAAATCTGATTCCACGTTTCTTTGACGTGACTTCAGGAAGAATTCTGGTGGACGGTGTGGATATCCGTAGCCTGAAGTTGCATGATCTGCGGCAGAAAATCGGTTATGTGCCGCAAAAGGGTGTGCTGTTCTCCGGTACCATTGATTCCAATATCCGCTACGGAAAGCCAGAAGTGACACAGGACGAGGTAAAACGGGCAGCCCAGATTGCACAGGCATGGGATTTTATCCAGGAAAAGGAAGAAGGCGTAAATTCAGCCATTGCCCAGGGCGGCTCCAACGTATCCGGAGGACAGAAGCAGCGTCTGTCCATTGCAAGAGCTATTGCAAAAGAGCCGGAAATCTATATTTTCGATGACAGCTTTTCTGCTCTGGATTACAAAACCGACGTGGTGCTTCGA
This region includes:
- a CDS encoding shikimate kinase encodes the protein MTPNKKTHVFPFNLILIGFMGTGKSTVARYLGKTQHMEIIEMDEEIAHREGKSIPDIFAEKGEAYFRDLESHLLKELQRETNQILSCGGGIVLRPENITQMKKNGKVILLTASPETVLERVKHDNSRPVLKNRKNTEDIARLMDERRDKYLAAADLVISTDHKSISQICEEILTEVSCFC
- a CDS encoding MarR family winged helix-turn-helix transcriptional regulator produces the protein MTDKKKDDSFQSKFVKLTHLYFRNTFCLFSEIGIHPKQIPLLCQLEKKEGMSQKEISENLHISAATVAVSMKRLEKTGVIERRSDQEDQRRIRIYLTERGRELIEKVRTCVEQNEKMIFQGFSESEMCLMKRFFDQMIANLEEDRTL
- a CDS encoding ABC transporter ATP-binding protein, with the protein product MLKMFHYMKERWHYIVMIILLLFVQAFCDLSLPDYTSKIVNVGIQQKGIEDGVPDTLRKESMEQISLFLEEEDSEKVKASYEEDGDIYRLKEITREEREELNQILGIPEMVVSGLWDDSSKEVAKIKEQLQVPEEAKLLEVFAQMPKEQLSAMKEGMTEKFEEMPESIVTQSAVLFVEEEYKAQGKDMDALQTQYILISGLKMLGLALLAMGAAIMVTFLSSQVAATLGKNLRNHVYRKVISFSGEELNHFSTASLITRSTNDVQQVQLLFTLLFRIVLYAPILGIGGVYKVFQTDASMTWILGLAVVVIMLFVALLFKIAMPKFTKLQYLIDELNLVSREILTGVPVIRAFSREKHEEERFEEANARLTKTNLFVNRCMTFMMPVMMLIMNGVTVLIVWNGSHAVNDGTMQVGNMMAFMQYAMQIIMAFLMITMMSIMIPRAKVAATRINEVLETQVSIHDPEHTEETKEELKGDVVFEHVGFAYPGADEESLTDIDFHAKKGETVAFIGSTGSGKSTLVNLIPRFFDVTSGRILVDGVDIRSLKLHDLRQKIGYVPQKGVLFSGTIDSNIRYGKPEVTQDEVKRAAQIAQAWDFIQEKEEGVNSAIAQGGSNVSGGQKQRLSIARAIAKEPEIYIFDDSFSALDYKTDVVLRRALKKETKDATTLIVAQRISTILHADKILVLDEGKVVGQGTHKELLKTCEVYRQIAISQLSEEELADE